A section of the Amycolatopsis sp. AA4 genome encodes:
- a CDS encoding transcriptional regulator, which yields MTGDDQAGYVPPHDSVQVETTDQLRAVSNVVRHRVLAVLRDGPATITQVAEQLGIAKGSSSYHMRVLERAGIVHVVRTRKVRGVVERYYAHVGRKIELPEPAPGQRDVLMQHALNDLSTAPEGSRRFVRMQHTRISEARFEEFERRFAELLDEMRDARDADEVAATVAVAFFRPGPGAAR from the coding sequence AGCGGGCTACGTCCCGCCGCACGACAGTGTCCAGGTAGAGACGACCGACCAGCTGCGCGCCGTGAGCAACGTCGTGCGGCACCGCGTGCTCGCGGTGCTGCGCGACGGGCCCGCGACGATCACGCAGGTAGCCGAGCAGCTGGGGATCGCGAAAGGCAGTTCCAGCTACCACATGCGGGTGCTGGAGCGAGCCGGGATCGTGCACGTCGTGCGCACGCGGAAGGTGCGCGGCGTGGTGGAGCGCTACTACGCGCACGTCGGGCGCAAGATCGAGCTGCCCGAACCGGCTCCGGGGCAGCGGGACGTGCTGATGCAGCACGCGCTCAACGACCTTTCGACCGCACCCGAGGGCTCGCGCCGGTTCGTCCGGATGCAGCACACGCGAATCAGCGAGGCGAGGTTCGAGGAGTTCGAACGCCGCTTCGCCGAACTGCTCGACGAGATGCGGGACGCGCGCGACGCCGACGAGGTGGCCGCCACCGTCGCGGTCGCTTTCTTCCGCCCGGGGCCGGGGGCGGCCAGATGA
- a CDS encoding GntR family transcriptional regulator encodes MEVTPLRKAARRGLADEAADRVREAIFAGHFRPGAPLREVELAASLEISRGSVREGIAQLAREGLVRCDWHRPTTVVDVTAEDVGEVYSVRAALDRLAAVTARANATEADLNALDALVADLAKAVRSKAPGPQLLALDIAFHDRVYAAAGNGRLTEAWHAVRSQVFLFQLQRVSLGHEHYRARVVDEHRELAQLIRGGDRERLAQVAEHHVESARESLLERIRTE; translated from the coding sequence GTGGAAGTCACCCCCCTGAGGAAGGCGGCGCGCCGCGGGCTCGCCGACGAGGCCGCCGACCGGGTGCGCGAAGCGATCTTCGCCGGGCATTTCCGGCCCGGCGCGCCGCTGCGCGAGGTCGAACTGGCCGCGTCGCTGGAGATCAGCCGCGGGTCGGTGCGCGAGGGCATCGCCCAGCTCGCCCGGGAAGGCCTGGTCCGCTGCGACTGGCACCGGCCGACCACGGTGGTCGACGTGACCGCCGAGGACGTCGGCGAGGTCTACTCAGTGCGCGCCGCGCTGGACCGGCTGGCCGCGGTCACCGCGCGCGCCAACGCGACCGAGGCGGATTTGAACGCCTTGGACGCACTGGTCGCCGACCTGGCGAAAGCGGTCCGGAGCAAAGCGCCCGGACCGCAGTTGCTGGCGCTGGACATCGCCTTTCACGACCGCGTGTACGCCGCCGCGGGCAACGGCCGCCTGACCGAGGCGTGGCACGCGGTGCGGTCGCAGGTGTTTCTCTTTCAGCTGCAACGGGTTTCGCTCGGCCACGAGCATTACCGGGCGCGCGTGGTCGACGAGCATCGCGAACTGGCGCAGCTGATCCGCGGCGGCGACCGGGAACGGTTGGCCCAAGTGGCCGAACACCACGTGGAGTCCGCCCGGGAAAGCTTGCTCGAGCGCATCCGAACCGAGTAG
- a CDS encoding MFS transporter, whose translation MTKPKMPPAFSRLWTAATVSSLGDGAYSAALPLLAVLLDSDPLVVSLVTVAVLAPYPIAGLFAGALVDRWDRRRTMWIADVVRAVLLALTVAAGALGWLSIPVLLGVAFLLGTGTLFFDTAAQAYLPDLLARDQILLRRANGYLRGASTAAGQFAGPPVGSFLFTVGRTLPFAVNALTYLASAVLIRTLPPTPVPERAPGRSVWADSKEGFAYAVKDRLLLGLALRPAVGNLAFGAFGAVLVVFAKDALGLDSAGYGFLLAAEAAGGLVGAMVLAGPLEKRLGTGTALTVTAVIEGGAVLAFGLARDPWLAGAMFALCGCAMATTMVLGASLRQVIVPARLMGRVAAASRLVSASAAPAGAALGGWLAATAGVRVPYVAAAGVLVSMTLVTMSMTSNKKIEAALARAKASPATATT comes from the coding sequence ATGACCAAGCCGAAGATGCCTCCCGCGTTCAGTCGCTTGTGGACAGCCGCGACGGTCAGTTCTCTCGGCGACGGCGCGTATTCCGCGGCTCTGCCGTTGCTGGCGGTGCTGCTGGACAGTGATCCGCTGGTCGTCAGCCTGGTGACGGTGGCGGTGCTCGCGCCGTATCCGATCGCCGGGCTGTTCGCCGGCGCGCTGGTCGACCGCTGGGACCGGCGGCGCACGATGTGGATCGCGGATGTGGTGCGGGCAGTGCTGCTGGCGCTGACGGTCGCCGCGGGCGCGTTGGGCTGGCTCAGCATCCCGGTCCTGCTCGGGGTGGCGTTCCTGCTCGGCACCGGCACGCTGTTCTTCGACACCGCCGCGCAGGCGTACCTGCCGGATCTGCTGGCACGGGACCAGATCCTGCTCCGCCGCGCCAACGGCTACCTGCGCGGCGCGTCCACCGCGGCCGGGCAGTTCGCCGGACCGCCGGTCGGGAGTTTCCTTTTCACCGTAGGGAGAACGCTGCCGTTCGCGGTGAACGCGCTGACCTATCTGGCCAGCGCGGTGCTGATCCGGACGCTGCCGCCGACGCCGGTGCCGGAGCGGGCGCCGGGCCGGTCCGTGTGGGCGGATTCGAAGGAAGGTTTCGCTTACGCGGTCAAGGATCGGCTGCTGCTCGGCCTCGCGCTGCGACCCGCGGTCGGGAACCTGGCGTTCGGCGCGTTCGGGGCGGTGCTGGTGGTGTTCGCGAAGGACGCGCTCGGTCTCGATTCCGCCGGATACGGTTTCCTGCTCGCCGCCGAAGCCGCCGGGGGACTGGTGGGCGCGATGGTGCTCGCCGGACCGCTGGAAAAGCGGCTGGGCACCGGCACCGCGCTCACCGTCACCGCGGTGATCGAGGGCGGCGCGGTCCTGGCCTTCGGCCTCGCCCGCGACCCGTGGCTCGCCGGGGCGATGTTCGCGCTGTGCGGCTGCGCCATGGCGACGACCATGGTGCTCGGCGCGTCGCTGCGCCAGGTCATCGTCCCGGCCCGGCTGATGGGCCGGGTCGCCGCTGCTTCGCGCCTCGTCTCGGCTTCGGCTGCCCCCGCCGGTGCCGCACTGGGCGGCTGGCTCGCCGCGACGGCCGGGGTGCGGGTGCCGTACGTCGCGGCGGCGGGGGTGCTCGTGTCGATGACCCTGGTGACGATGAGCATGACGAGCAACAAGAAGATCGAAGCGGCTCTCGCGCGGGCGAAGGCTAGTCCAGCGACGGCCACGACGTGA